From a region of the Brachionichthys hirsutus isolate HB-005 chromosome 9, CSIRO-AGI_Bhir_v1, whole genome shotgun sequence genome:
- the rgl1 gene encoding ral guanine nucleotide dissociation stimulator-like 1 isoform X1, producing the protein MISRCPLATLLPWAAGPHHCPDLDCTLLLEGEGGVALQRYQPRSPESGPYHWSSVQDWGEEVEEGAIYNVTLKRVQIQQAANKGARWLGAEGDRLPPGHTVSQMETCKIRSIRAGTLERLVETLLTAFGDNDLTYTSIFLSTYRAFARTQSVLQLLLDRYGSVEEDEQDAGRCRSSEANGAIRTALASTLRAWLDQCPEDFQEPPDYPCLHRLMAYLRSALPGSEALRRAEGLLGQLQNQASMEDADAGFHGNSSFCLGEEEEVEIEVHEDFLSFDADLVAEQLTYMDALLFKKVAPHHCLGSIWSQRDKKHNKHSAPTVRATITQFNAVAACVVSTVLKHRQIRPHVRARVIQHWIDIAQECRIRKNFSSLRAIVSALQSNPLYRLKRAWACVHKDSMQTFEELSDIFSDHNNYLTSRELLMREGTSKFASLESCAKEHQKRTHKRLQLQKEMGAMQGTIPYLGTFLTDLTMLDTALPDLVEGGLINFEKRRREFEVIAQIKLLQSACKSYCLTPEACFLRWFKGQTQFSEEESYALSCQIEGPGDGSPTLPKPRKSMVKRLSLLFLGPDSNTASSPVRETPLSPPTGSSGESMDSVSVSSSDSSSPSDSEGQTPTHTSVPQQNKLSESSSYTSLHSMDTSSSTASASMTPASPPLPGPVCSHRRSVSLTPLTPGSPSQSPAYNTQAQDACIIRVSLEHGNGNLYKSILLTNQDKTPAVISRAMAKHNLETEPAEGYELVQVISEEKELLIPDNANVFYAMNTSANFDFLLRERGTMGRPVQLRSRCSSTLPRAQHRSSLSLRLSKVTL; encoded by the exons AGCTCGGTGCAGGACTGGGGGGAGGAAGTCGAGGAAGGGGCCATCTACAACGTGACGCTCAAGAGGGTTCAGATTCAGCAGGCCGCCAACAAGGGAGCGAGATGGTTGGGG gcggAGGGGGACCGCCTGCCTCCTGGCCATACGGTGAGCCAGATGGAGACCTGCAAAATCCGAAGCATCCGTGCTGGAACGCTGGAGCGTCTGGTAGAAACGTTACTGACGGCGTTCGGGGACAACGACCTCACCTACACGTCCATCTTTCTGTCCACCTACAGAGCCTTTGCCAGGACGCagtctgtcctgcagctgctgctggacag GTACGGAAGCGTGGAAGAAGACGAGCAGGATGCAGGCAGGTGCCGGAGCTCTGAAGCCAACGGCGCCATCCGAAC GGCTCTGGCCTCAACGCTGCGTGCCTGGCTGGACCAATGTCCTGAAGACTTCCAGGAGCCTCCTGACTACCCGTGTCTCCACAGGCTGATGGCCTACCTGCGCAGCGCCCTGCCCGGCTCCGAGGCGCTTCGGCGGGCTGAAGGGCTACTGGGGCAGCTGCAGAATCAGGCCAGCATGGAGGACGCTGATG CTGGTTTCCACGGCAACAGCTCCTTCTGCctgggtgaagaggaggaggtggagattgAGGTCCACGAGGACTTCCTTTCCTTTGATGCTGACCTGGTGGCCGAGCAGCTGACCTACATGGATGCA ctgctgtttaaAAAGGTGGCTCCCCATCACTGCCTGGGCTCCATCTGGTCCCAGAGGGATAAGAAGCACAACAAGCACAGCGCCCCCACCGTGCGGGCCACCATTACCCAGTTCAATGCTGTGGCGGCCTGCGTGGTCAGCACCGTGTTGAAGCACAGGCAGATCAGGCCACACGTCAGAGCCCGGGTCATCCAGCACTGGATAGACATCGCTCAG GAATGCCGAATCCGCAAAAACTTCTCGTCTCTGCGAGCCATCGTGTCTGCGCTGCAGTCCAACCCGCTGTACCGGCTGAAGAGGGCGTGGGCCTGTGTGCACAA AGACAGCATGCAGACGTTTGAAGAGCTGTCGGACATTTTCTCCGATCACAACAACTACCTGACCAGCAGGGAGCTCCTGATGAGA GAGGGAACCTCAAAGTTTGCCAGCCTGGAGAGTTGTGCCAAGGAGCACCAAAAACGAACCCACAAGAGACTGCAGTTACAGAAAGAAATG GGAGCGATGCAAGGGACGATACCCTACCTGGGGACCTTTCTGACTGACTTGACCATGTTGGACACGGCCCTGCCCGACCTGGTGGAG GGCGGTCTGATCAACTTCGAGAAGAGACGCAGG gagTTTGAGGTGATCGCCCAGATCAAGCTGCTCCAGTCGGCCTGTAAAAGCTACTGTCTGACGCCGGAGGCTTGTTTCCTCCGCTGGTTCAAGGGCCAGACTCAGTTCAGTGAGGAAGAAAG CTATGCCTTGTCCTGTCAGATTGAAGGTCCGGGTGACGGCAGTCCGACTTTACCCAAGCCTCGAAAAAGCATGGTGAAGAGACTCAGCCT GCTGTTCCTCGGGCCCGACAGTAACACAGCCAGCTCTCCGGTCAGAGAGACGCCGCTCTCGCCTCCGACCGGCAGCTCAGGGGAGAGCATGGACTCGGTCAGCGTCTCGTCCAGCGACTCCAGCAGCCCATCAGACAGCGAGGGTCAGACGCCCACCCACACCTCCGTCCCCCAGCAGAACAAG CTATCAGAATCCTCCTCTTATACTTCGCTCCACTCCATGGACACCAGCTCGTCGACAGCCAGCGCCTCCATGACTCCTGCGTCTCCTCCGCTCCCCGGGCCCGTCTGCTCCCACAGGCGCTCTGTCTCCCTCACGCCCTTGACCCCCGGCTCGCCGAGCCAATCCCCAGCTTATAACACCCAGGCCCAAGATGCATGCATCATCCGAGTTAGTCTGGAGCACGGAAACGGGAATCTCTACAAGAGCATATTG CTGACGAATCAAGACAAGACTCCGGCTGTGATTTCTAGAGCCATGGCGAAGCACAACCTGGAGACGGAACCGGCGGAGGGATACGAGTTGGTGCAAGTCATCTCTGAAGAGAAAG AGCTGCTGATCCCAGACAATGCAAATGTCTTCTATGCCATGAACACCTCGGCCAACTTTGACTTCCTGCTGCGGGAGCGAGGCACGATGGGTCGGCCGGTCCAGCTGCGAAGCCGCTGTAGCTCCACCCTCCCTCGCGCCCAGCATCGCTCCAGCTTGTCGCTCAGACTCAGTAAAGTCACGCTGTGA
- the rgl1 gene encoding ral guanine nucleotide dissociation stimulator-like 1 isoform X2, giving the protein MRETLTMKFAWKSKMSSVQDWGEEVEEGAIYNVTLKRVQIQQAANKGARWLGAEGDRLPPGHTVSQMETCKIRSIRAGTLERLVETLLTAFGDNDLTYTSIFLSTYRAFARTQSVLQLLLDRYGSVEEDEQDAGRCRSSEANGAIRTALASTLRAWLDQCPEDFQEPPDYPCLHRLMAYLRSALPGSEALRRAEGLLGQLQNQASMEDADAGFHGNSSFCLGEEEEVEIEVHEDFLSFDADLVAEQLTYMDALLFKKVAPHHCLGSIWSQRDKKHNKHSAPTVRATITQFNAVAACVVSTVLKHRQIRPHVRARVIQHWIDIAQECRIRKNFSSLRAIVSALQSNPLYRLKRAWACVHKDSMQTFEELSDIFSDHNNYLTSRELLMREGTSKFASLESCAKEHQKRTHKRLQLQKEMGAMQGTIPYLGTFLTDLTMLDTALPDLVEGGLINFEKRRREFEVIAQIKLLQSACKSYCLTPEACFLRWFKGQTQFSEEESYALSCQIEGPGDGSPTLPKPRKSMVKRLSLLFLGPDSNTASSPVRETPLSPPTGSSGESMDSVSVSSSDSSSPSDSEGQTPTHTSVPQQNKLSESSSYTSLHSMDTSSSTASASMTPASPPLPGPVCSHRRSVSLTPLTPGSPSQSPAYNTQAQDACIIRVSLEHGNGNLYKSILLTNQDKTPAVISRAMAKHNLETEPAEGYELVQVISEEKELLIPDNANVFYAMNTSANFDFLLRERGTMGRPVQLRSRCSSTLPRAQHRSSLSLRLSKVTL; this is encoded by the exons ATGAGAGAAACGCTCACCATGAAATTCGCCTGGAAAAGTAaaatg AGCTCGGTGCAGGACTGGGGGGAGGAAGTCGAGGAAGGGGCCATCTACAACGTGACGCTCAAGAGGGTTCAGATTCAGCAGGCCGCCAACAAGGGAGCGAGATGGTTGGGG gcggAGGGGGACCGCCTGCCTCCTGGCCATACGGTGAGCCAGATGGAGACCTGCAAAATCCGAAGCATCCGTGCTGGAACGCTGGAGCGTCTGGTAGAAACGTTACTGACGGCGTTCGGGGACAACGACCTCACCTACACGTCCATCTTTCTGTCCACCTACAGAGCCTTTGCCAGGACGCagtctgtcctgcagctgctgctggacag GTACGGAAGCGTGGAAGAAGACGAGCAGGATGCAGGCAGGTGCCGGAGCTCTGAAGCCAACGGCGCCATCCGAAC GGCTCTGGCCTCAACGCTGCGTGCCTGGCTGGACCAATGTCCTGAAGACTTCCAGGAGCCTCCTGACTACCCGTGTCTCCACAGGCTGATGGCCTACCTGCGCAGCGCCCTGCCCGGCTCCGAGGCGCTTCGGCGGGCTGAAGGGCTACTGGGGCAGCTGCAGAATCAGGCCAGCATGGAGGACGCTGATG CTGGTTTCCACGGCAACAGCTCCTTCTGCctgggtgaagaggaggaggtggagattgAGGTCCACGAGGACTTCCTTTCCTTTGATGCTGACCTGGTGGCCGAGCAGCTGACCTACATGGATGCA ctgctgtttaaAAAGGTGGCTCCCCATCACTGCCTGGGCTCCATCTGGTCCCAGAGGGATAAGAAGCACAACAAGCACAGCGCCCCCACCGTGCGGGCCACCATTACCCAGTTCAATGCTGTGGCGGCCTGCGTGGTCAGCACCGTGTTGAAGCACAGGCAGATCAGGCCACACGTCAGAGCCCGGGTCATCCAGCACTGGATAGACATCGCTCAG GAATGCCGAATCCGCAAAAACTTCTCGTCTCTGCGAGCCATCGTGTCTGCGCTGCAGTCCAACCCGCTGTACCGGCTGAAGAGGGCGTGGGCCTGTGTGCACAA AGACAGCATGCAGACGTTTGAAGAGCTGTCGGACATTTTCTCCGATCACAACAACTACCTGACCAGCAGGGAGCTCCTGATGAGA GAGGGAACCTCAAAGTTTGCCAGCCTGGAGAGTTGTGCCAAGGAGCACCAAAAACGAACCCACAAGAGACTGCAGTTACAGAAAGAAATG GGAGCGATGCAAGGGACGATACCCTACCTGGGGACCTTTCTGACTGACTTGACCATGTTGGACACGGCCCTGCCCGACCTGGTGGAG GGCGGTCTGATCAACTTCGAGAAGAGACGCAGG gagTTTGAGGTGATCGCCCAGATCAAGCTGCTCCAGTCGGCCTGTAAAAGCTACTGTCTGACGCCGGAGGCTTGTTTCCTCCGCTGGTTCAAGGGCCAGACTCAGTTCAGTGAGGAAGAAAG CTATGCCTTGTCCTGTCAGATTGAAGGTCCGGGTGACGGCAGTCCGACTTTACCCAAGCCTCGAAAAAGCATGGTGAAGAGACTCAGCCT GCTGTTCCTCGGGCCCGACAGTAACACAGCCAGCTCTCCGGTCAGAGAGACGCCGCTCTCGCCTCCGACCGGCAGCTCAGGGGAGAGCATGGACTCGGTCAGCGTCTCGTCCAGCGACTCCAGCAGCCCATCAGACAGCGAGGGTCAGACGCCCACCCACACCTCCGTCCCCCAGCAGAACAAG CTATCAGAATCCTCCTCTTATACTTCGCTCCACTCCATGGACACCAGCTCGTCGACAGCCAGCGCCTCCATGACTCCTGCGTCTCCTCCGCTCCCCGGGCCCGTCTGCTCCCACAGGCGCTCTGTCTCCCTCACGCCCTTGACCCCCGGCTCGCCGAGCCAATCCCCAGCTTATAACACCCAGGCCCAAGATGCATGCATCATCCGAGTTAGTCTGGAGCACGGAAACGGGAATCTCTACAAGAGCATATTG CTGACGAATCAAGACAAGACTCCGGCTGTGATTTCTAGAGCCATGGCGAAGCACAACCTGGAGACGGAACCGGCGGAGGGATACGAGTTGGTGCAAGTCATCTCTGAAGAGAAAG AGCTGCTGATCCCAGACAATGCAAATGTCTTCTATGCCATGAACACCTCGGCCAACTTTGACTTCCTGCTGCGGGAGCGAGGCACGATGGGTCGGCCGGTCCAGCTGCGAAGCCGCTGTAGCTCCACCCTCCCTCGCGCCCAGCATCGCTCCAGCTTGTCGCTCAGACTCAGTAAAGTCACGCTGTGA
- the zgc:77486 gene encoding AN1-type zinc finger protein 5 encodes MAQETNQTQVPMLCTMGCGFYGNPRTNGMCSVCYKEHLQRQQGGGRSSPPGEKVATSPAGSPGSAGVTVDDTTTEPSTDVAGTPSDEQTSSPSSPSPVTRQMTAMSISQDSGPVDSDRAEGEEGEEEGTSNSTEPVGEAAQALSDNDQTPDKNKKKNRCFSCRKKVGLTGFDCRCGNLFCAIHRYSDKHDCPFDYRSAAAARIRKENPIVVAEKIQKL; translated from the exons ATGGCTCAGGAGACCAATCAGACGCAAGTGCCAATGCTTTGCACAATGGGATGTGGTTTCTATGGTAATCCCCGCACCAACGGCATGTGCTCAGTCTGCTATAAGGAACATCTGCAGAGACAACAGGGAGGGGGGCGTTCCAGCCCCCCGGGAGAGAAAG TTGCTACGTCACCGGCAGGATCACCAGGGTCAGCTGGTGTGACTGTCGATGACACGACCACAGAACCCAGTACAGACGTGGCAGGGACCCCATCTGATGAACAAACGTCCAG TCCCAGCTCCCCCAGTCCGGTAACTCGGCAGATGACAGCAATGAGTATCTCCCAGGATTCAGGACCTGTAGACTCTGACCGTGCTGAaggtgaggagggagaagaggaaggaactTCGAACAGCACAG AACCAGTGGGCGAAGCGGCTCAGGCTTTGTCTGATAATGACCAAACTCCtgataaaaataagaaaaagaatcGCTGTTTTTCTTGCCGGAAGAAAGTGGGCCTTACCG GTTTTGACTGTCGCTGCGGCAACCTGTTCTGTGCCATTCACCGTTATTCTGACAAGCACGACTGTCCCTTTGATTACCGGAGTGCAGCTGCTGCCCGCATACGCAAAGAGAACCCCATCGTGGTGGCGGAGAAAATTCAGAAGTTATGA
- the abhd17ab gene encoding alpha/beta hydrolase domain-containing protein 17A — protein MNGLSLSELCCLFCCPPCPGRIAAKLAFLPPESTYAFLPDTEAGPPAQGTTGTSTLRVRSGASVAGTGAVEGRWKLHLTQRAEFQYSERELDMTEVFLTRSSRGNKIGCMYIRCVPNARFTVLFSHGNAVDLGQMSSFYIGLGSRINCNIFSYDYSGYGVSTGKPTEKNLYADIDAAWNALRTRYGIRPENIILYGQSIGTVPTVDLASRYECAAVVLHSPLTSGMRVAFPDTKKTYCFDAFPNIEKVSKITSPVLIIHGTEDEVIDFSHGVALFERCPKAVEPLWVEGAGHNDIELYSQYLERLRRFIVQELGVPRV, from the exons ATGAATGGCCTCTCTCTCAGCGAgctctgctgtctgttctgCTGCCCGCCCTGCCCCGGCCGCATCGCAGCCAAGCTCGCGTTTCTGCCGCCAGAGTCCACGTACGCCTTTCTTCCAGACACGGAGGCAGGACCTCCGGCACAGGGGACGACGGGGACGTCGACCCTCCGGGTGCGCAGTGGCGCGTCGGTTGCTGGGACCGGAGCGGTAGAAGGGCGATGGAAGCTCCACCTGACGCAGCGAGCAGAGTTTCAGTACTCGGAGAGAGAGCTGGACATGACCGAGGTGTTCCTGACCCGTTCAAGTCGAGGGAACAAAATTGGCTGCATGTACATTCGCTGTGTTCCTAATGCAAG ATTTACAGTGCTCTTCTCTCATGGCAATGCAGTGGATTTAGGCCAGATGAGCAGTTTCTACATCGGCCTTGGCTCTCGTATCAACTGCAACATCTTCTCCTATGATTACTCAGGCTACGGTGTCAGCACTGGCAAGCCCACAGAGAAGAACCTCTATGCTGACATCGACGCTGCCTGGAATGCCCTGCGCACACG GTATGGCATTAGACCGGAGAACATTATCCTGTATGGGCAGAGCATTGGTACAGTACCCACTGTGGACCTGGCATCACGCTACGAGTGTGCTGCAGTGGTGCTTCACTCGCCTCTAACGTCTGGCATGAGGGTGGCATTTCCAGACACAAAGAAAACGTACTGCTTTGATGCTTTCCCAAA CATCGAGAAAGTGTCCAAAATCACATCGCCAGTGCTCATCATCCACGGGACGGAGGATGAGGTGATTGACTTCTCCCACGGTGTTGCCCTGTTCGAGCGCTGCCCCAAGGCTGTGGAGCCCCTCTGGGTGGAGGGGGCGGGACACAATGACATTGAATTGTACAGCCAGTATCTGGAGCGTCTGCGCCGCTTCATAGTGCAGGAGTTGGGTGTTCCGCGTGTCTGA